The following coding sequences lie in one Candidatus Methylomirabilota bacterium genomic window:
- a CDS encoding cyclase family protein, giving the protein MPTLIDLSFPIRPHFRWKVAREIRASHANGDNFESSIMTLGCHAYTHVDAPRHFLPGDRHIAEMPLDQWVGDAAVVDLTHLGENAGVTAADLQRRGGHVRAGDIVLLRTDWPRRVDVEDPRFWREAPFTAADACHWLVQKRVKAVGYDYPPDYTVRTGIFEPGRKVPREECTTHYIFFPAGITVVEYLTNLHRIGAPRCRFMAFPLAIDGADGSPVRAVAVLD; this is encoded by the coding sequence ATGCCCACCCTGATCGATCTCTCGTTCCCGATCCGGCCGCACTTCCGTTGGAAGGTCGCCCGCGAGATACGCGCCTCGCACGCCAACGGCGACAACTTCGAGTCCTCCATCATGACGCTGGGCTGCCACGCCTACACGCACGTGGACGCGCCCCGCCACTTCCTCCCCGGCGATCGCCACATCGCCGAGATGCCCCTCGATCAGTGGGTGGGCGACGCCGCGGTCGTCGACCTCACTCACCTCGGCGAGAACGCCGGTGTCACCGCCGCCGACCTGCAGCGGCGAGGCGGCCATGTCCGAGCGGGCGATATCGTCCTGCTCCGGACGGACTGGCCACGACGGGTGGACGTCGAGGATCCGCGCTTCTGGCGGGAGGCCCCCTTCACCGCCGCGGATGCCTGCCACTGGCTCGTGCAGAAGCGGGTGAAGGCCGTGGGCTACGACTATCCCCCCGACTACACGGTCCGGACCGGAATCTTCGAGCCCGGGCGGAAGGTGCCCCGGGAGGAGTGCACGACCCATTACATCTTCTTTCCCGCGGGGATCACGGTGGTGGAGTACCTGACCAATCTCCATCGGATCGGGGCGCCCCGCTGCCGCTTCATGGCTTTTCCGCTGGCCATCGACGGAGCCGACGGCTCGCCCGTCCGGGCGGTGGCCGTGCTCGACTGA